A region of Flocculibacter collagenilyticus DNA encodes the following proteins:
- the mlaE gene encoding lipid asymmetry maintenance ABC transporter permease subunit MlaE has translation MSFFQIVGATTLSYLAGLGRAAFMLLSAIFTVPKPGKALPLLIKQIHVVGVRSLMIIIVAGLFIGMVLSLQGYTVLVDYGAEDSLGPMVSLSLLRELGPVVTALLFAGRAGSALTAEIGLMKATEQLTSMEMMAVDPLKRIIAPRFWAGVISMPLLALIFSAVGILGGHIVGVEWLGVDNGSFWSIMQANVDLVDDVFNGIIKSIVFAFIVTWVALFKGYDAMPTSEGISKATTETVVHASLAVLGFDFVLTALMFG, from the coding sequence ATGTCGTTCTTTCAAATAGTGGGCGCAACCACATTATCGTATTTAGCCGGGCTCGGGCGCGCTGCATTTATGTTATTAAGTGCCATTTTTACTGTGCCAAAACCAGGTAAAGCTCTGCCACTACTCATTAAACAAATTCATGTAGTGGGTGTACGCTCTTTAATGATTATTATTGTCGCTGGCTTGTTTATCGGCATGGTATTGTCATTACAAGGCTATACTGTTTTAGTTGATTATGGCGCTGAGGATAGCCTTGGCCCTATGGTATCGTTGTCACTATTACGTGAGCTTGGCCCAGTTGTTACTGCCTTACTATTTGCCGGGCGTGCAGGCTCTGCACTAACCGCTGAAATTGGCCTGATGAAAGCAACCGAACAGCTAACCAGCATGGAAATGATGGCAGTTGATCCATTAAAACGCATTATTGCTCCTCGTTTTTGGGCTGGCGTTATAAGCATGCCATTGTTAGCACTTATATTTTCTGCCGTAGGTATATTAGGCGGTCATATTGTTGGCGTAGAATGGCTAGGTGTTGACAACGGCAGCTTCTGGTCAATCATGCAAGCTAATGTAGATTTAGTGGATGACGTATTTAACGGTATCATCAAAAGCATTGTGTTTGCCTTTATTGTAACTTGGGTAGCGCTATTTAAAGGTTATGATGCCATGCCTACGTCAGAAGGGATCAGTAAAGCAACCACAGAAACAGTAGTACATGCATCACTTGCCGTACTGGGTTTCGACTTTGTATTAACCGCGTTAATGTTTGGATAA
- the mlaD gene encoding outer membrane lipid asymmetry maintenance protein MlaD, producing the protein MISRKIEIMVGIFITLGVMAFVMLALSVANAGAVGTGETYNLYAKFDNIGGLKTRSPIKVGGVVVGRVTAIKLDPEDYSPVVTMSIAQSYNNFSETSSISILTSGLLGEQYLGLEPGFIDESVEILKGGDYIEDTKSALVLEELIGQFLFNQGTDD; encoded by the coding sequence ATGATAAGCCGCAAAATTGAAATTATGGTAGGCATTTTTATCACATTAGGTGTGATGGCATTTGTTATGCTGGCGTTAAGCGTTGCCAATGCAGGAGCGGTAGGAACAGGCGAAACATATAATTTATACGCTAAATTTGACAATATTGGTGGATTAAAAACTCGCTCGCCAATAAAAGTAGGCGGTGTAGTGGTAGGCCGTGTAACCGCTATTAAGTTAGATCCTGAAGATTATTCTCCGGTTGTGACCATGTCTATTGCTCAATCTTATAATAATTTTTCTGAAACCAGTTCTATCTCTATACTTACATCAGGCCTACTTGGCGAACAATATTTAGGATTAGAACCTGGATTTATAGACGAAAGTGTTGAAATACTTAAAGGCGGTGACTATATCGAAGATACTAAATCAGCGCTTGTGCTTGAAGAGCTCATTGGACAGTTTTTATTTAATCAAGGAACAGATGACTAA
- a CDS encoding MlaC/ttg2D family ABC transporter substrate-binding protein produces MLKYLHTFIIAVILSLSFQASANNEENPYKLIERVADKTFKRIANEQQVIKNQPEHLKKVVTEELLPYVDYRYAAYKVLGKNFRKFTAEQREDFVHAFRDYLVSTYAGVLTLYKNQAVIFEPEQSVDGKKIVMITTKVIDEGKPDIKINFKVRRTKTQGWLAYDMVAEGISLLDSKRAELGGLIMQQGLDSVTSLLKEKAKRPIEIKEKDAK; encoded by the coding sequence ATGTTGAAATACCTACACACTTTTATTATTGCAGTTATTTTATCGCTATCTTTTCAAGCGAGCGCAAACAACGAAGAAAATCCGTATAAGCTGATTGAACGCGTCGCAGATAAAACGTTTAAGCGTATCGCTAACGAACAGCAAGTAATCAAAAATCAACCAGAACACCTGAAAAAAGTCGTTACGGAAGAATTGTTGCCGTATGTCGATTACCGCTACGCGGCTTATAAAGTGTTGGGTAAAAATTTCCGAAAATTCACAGCCGAACAGCGCGAAGACTTCGTGCACGCATTTCGCGATTATTTAGTTTCTACTTATGCAGGTGTGCTTACACTTTACAAAAATCAAGCGGTGATTTTTGAGCCTGAACAATCTGTAGACGGTAAAAAAATCGTTATGATCACCACTAAAGTGATTGATGAAGGCAAGCCTGATATCAAAATTAATTTCAAAGTGCGTAGAACTAAAACCCAAGGCTGGTTAGCTTATGACATGGTAGCAGAAGGTATTTCACTGCTAGACAGTAAACGCGCTGAATTAGGTGGTCTGATTATGCAACAAGGGTTAGACAGTGTAACAAGTTTACTGAAAGAAAAAGCAAAGCGCCCGATTGAAATAAAAGAAAAAGACGCCAAATAA
- a CDS encoding STAS domain-containing protein — MSMNLRWEPASNLLNISGELNRTSILAHYPIKKSNFSGQSLTVNMNDTVSVDTAGVAWLLHLIETANAANCNISFQHLPQQLVDIATVTDVLPLLDNTAV; from the coding sequence ATGAGCATGAATTTACGTTGGGAGCCTGCTTCTAATCTTCTGAATATATCGGGTGAGCTAAATCGCACTAGTATTTTAGCTCATTACCCGATAAAAAAGTCTAACTTTAGTGGCCAGTCTCTTACTGTTAATATGAACGACACCGTGAGTGTTGATACTGCTGGCGTAGCTTGGTTATTGCATTTAATTGAAACTGCAAATGCTGCCAACTGCAACATATCATTTCAGCACCTGCCACAACAGCTAGTTGATATTGCTACTGTAACAGATGTATTACCTTTATTAGACAATACTGCTGTTTAA
- a CDS encoding BolA family protein, translated as MEPEQIKTLLTTELSLDEVYVKVEGSHYEVIAVGHCFDGVSRVKKQQLIYAPLMAHIKDGTIHAVSIKAYTPDEWARDKKLVMPS; from the coding sequence ATGGAACCAGAACAAATAAAAACATTGCTTACTACTGAACTGTCTCTTGACGAAGTATATGTAAAAGTAGAAGGCAGCCACTACGAAGTGATCGCTGTTGGTCACTGCTTTGACGGTGTAAGCCGCGTAAAAAAACAGCAGCTAATCTATGCACCATTGATGGCGCATATTAAAGATGGAACAATTCATGCCGTATCCATCAAAGCCTACACTCCGGATGAATGGGCAAGAGATAAAAAACTAGTTATGCCTTCTTAA
- the murA gene encoding UDP-N-acetylglucosamine 1-carboxyvinyltransferase encodes MNQFQILGGNSLNGEVTISGAKNAALPIVIATLLTPDTVSLSNVPELRDIDTSVELLDHLGVKVNRNAGNMEISAANITSLEAPYEVVKKMRASILVLGPMLARFGKAHVSLPGGCAIGARPVNLHIDGLRKMGAQIELEGGYINASVAGRLKGARIVMDMVSVGATENLLSAAVLADGETIIENAAREPEIIDLANFLIKMGAKIKGAGSDTIVVEGVAELHGCEHSILPDRIETGTFLVAAAMTGGDVVCNHTAPYLLDAVIEKLQQANAVITTGNDFIRISMQSNRLTAVNIKTSPHPGFATDMQAQFTALNAVAAGTGTITETIFENRFMHVPELQRMGANIRLEGNTAICGDTERLTGAQVMATDLRASASLVLAGLVAEGTTIVDRIYHIDRGYEKIENKLQPLGANIIRVNK; translated from the coding sequence ATGAATCAATTTCAAATTTTAGGTGGTAATTCATTAAATGGTGAAGTCACCATTTCCGGCGCTAAAAATGCGGCATTACCCATTGTTATCGCCACACTATTAACACCTGACACTGTTTCATTGAGCAATGTGCCAGAACTACGTGACATTGACACTTCTGTTGAGTTACTCGACCACCTAGGTGTAAAAGTAAACCGAAACGCGGGTAATATGGAAATCAGTGCTGCAAACATTACCAGTTTAGAAGCCCCCTACGAAGTAGTTAAAAAAATGCGTGCTTCTATTCTCGTATTAGGCCCTATGTTAGCTCGTTTTGGTAAAGCGCATGTCTCGTTACCGGGCGGCTGCGCTATCGGGGCACGCCCTGTAAATTTGCACATTGATGGCCTGCGAAAAATGGGGGCACAAATAGAGCTGGAAGGTGGTTACATTAATGCGTCTGTTGCAGGACGATTAAAAGGCGCTCGCATTGTAATGGACATGGTGAGCGTTGGTGCTACAGAAAACTTATTAAGTGCTGCAGTTTTAGCTGATGGCGAAACAATCATTGAAAATGCCGCCCGTGAACCAGAGATTATCGATCTGGCTAACTTCCTAATCAAAATGGGCGCCAAAATTAAAGGTGCGGGTAGCGACACTATTGTGGTTGAAGGTGTTGCCGAATTGCACGGGTGTGAGCACAGCATTTTACCAGACCGTATTGAAACCGGCACATTTCTAGTAGCCGCTGCAATGACAGGGGGCGACGTTGTTTGCAACCATACGGCACCTTATCTACTCGATGCCGTGATCGAAAAGCTTCAGCAAGCTAATGCAGTGATCACAACGGGTAACGACTTTATACGCATTTCAATGCAGAGCAATCGCTTAACCGCTGTGAATATTAAAACTTCACCGCACCCAGGCTTTGCCACTGATATGCAAGCTCAGTTCACCGCACTCAATGCTGTTGCCGCAGGCACAGGCACCATTACTGAAACCATATTTGAAAACCGATTTATGCATGTCCCTGAGCTGCAACGTATGGGTGCCAATATTCGCCTAGAAGGTAATACCGCTATATGTGGTGATACTGAGCGCTTAACTGGTGCTCAAGTGATGGCAACCGATTTGCGCGCATCAGCGAGTTTAGTGTTGGCAGGTTTAGTTGCTGAAGGCACCACGATCGTTGACCGTATTTATCATATCGACCGTGGTTATGAAAAAATAGAAAACAAACTACAGCCTCTTGGTGCAAATATTATACGGGTCAATAAATAA
- a CDS encoding helix-turn-helix transcriptional regulator, with product MHDRATNLKVGEVMSLTDINTTNGFLVTTRELNLQANERLSFFLKLLQTSNINLKQQETFPNSSEAESSHWYFIDVADYDLSRRLITEIKELAAAANVVLVNAKEKDIDECMCVVHGIRGVFYQKDKPDMLMRGIECLKRHDRWYKRETMNSVINKLLTVPRTSPEQPPGRSIVESNLTKRESMIIKLISSGAKNKEIADQLNISANTVKTHIYSIFRKTQSRNRVELLTWSQRFQPSVYN from the coding sequence ATGCACGATCGCGCAACAAACTTAAAGGTTGGTGAAGTTATGAGTTTAACGGATATAAACACCACTAATGGGTTCTTGGTTACTACTAGAGAACTTAATCTACAGGCTAATGAGCGACTAAGTTTTTTTCTAAAACTACTACAAACGTCGAATATTAATCTTAAACAACAAGAAACATTTCCAAATTCGTCTGAGGCTGAGTCATCACATTGGTACTTTATTGATGTGGCTGATTATGACTTATCACGTCGGCTAATTACAGAAATCAAAGAGCTAGCAGCTGCGGCTAATGTAGTGTTAGTGAATGCTAAAGAAAAAGATATTGATGAATGCATGTGCGTTGTCCATGGTATTCGTGGCGTATTTTATCAAAAAGATAAGCCAGATATGCTAATGAGAGGCATTGAGTGCCTGAAGCGACATGACCGATGGTACAAGCGCGAAACCATGAATTCAGTGATTAATAAGTTACTAACTGTGCCACGTACCTCGCCTGAACAACCGCCAGGGCGCTCCATTGTTGAGTCTAACTTAACGAAGCGAGAGTCTATGATCATTAAACTGATCTCTAGTGGCGCTAAAAATAAAGAAATAGCCGATCAATTAAATATTAGTGCCAATACGGTTAAAACCCATATCTATAGTATTTTTAGAAAAACTCAATCTAGAAATCGTGTAGAACTATTAACGTGGAGCCAACGGTTCCAACCTTCTGTGTATAACTAA
- a CDS encoding M14 family metallopeptidase yields MKNHIINTFLAASFCLNFLVVPHTQADETLLPPIEKWSGKSLALIEKRDSKWQTPFEKANLTHTPNYDESINFLTKLASSEPRYHITSIGKSAQGRDIWMLIASQEGVKTPNALKANKKPTVLIQAGIHAGEIDGKDAGLMLLRDISKNNKAHLLNQVNLLFIPILNTDGHERSSPYNRVNQRGPSNMGWRTTAQNLNLNRDYAKADAPEMQALFKAINQWQPTLYLDIHVTDGEDYQYDITYGFNGEHGYSPNISRWLSTALSPAINQRLKEHGHLGGPLVFGMDKYNFTKGLFGWTATPRYSNGWGDIRHLPTILVENHSLKPYHQRVLGTYVFLEATINKLASDANTLKAAISQDIKQKHKTLTLAWSSDTQNPEYIDFQGIEYRNAVDPLTGIKYVEWTGKAQRYEKLPVYWSRIPKTTVSIPSAYYIPPQYQDVIHRLTVQGIKFDRLLEAKNLAVTQLTASNYSFGKVPFEGRLTVNAEFNANQLTTLLPAGTVRVPTSQKLGLLAVALLDPRGPDSLFSWGFFNQIFQQTEYIESYAMVPLAHKLLQQDATLKAAFYEKFGKQTQPETTVENNKNAGSLSELFSGESDEKMKWLYKHSKYYDNQHLKYPILMAY; encoded by the coding sequence ATGAAAAATCACATCATCAACACATTTTTAGCTGCATCATTCTGTCTTAATTTCCTTGTTGTGCCGCACACACAAGCCGACGAAACGCTGTTGCCTCCCATTGAAAAATGGTCTGGTAAAAGCCTAGCGCTCATCGAAAAACGAGATAGTAAATGGCAAACCCCTTTTGAAAAAGCTAACTTAACGCACACGCCTAATTATGACGAATCAATTAATTTTCTCACCAAACTCGCCAGCTCAGAGCCGCGCTATCACATAACGTCAATTGGTAAAAGTGCACAAGGCAGAGATATATGGATGCTGATCGCCTCACAAGAAGGTGTAAAAACACCCAACGCACTTAAAGCCAATAAAAAACCAACGGTACTCATTCAAGCAGGCATACACGCAGGAGAGATAGATGGCAAAGATGCAGGTTTAATGTTGCTACGTGATATTAGTAAAAACAACAAAGCGCATTTATTGAACCAAGTAAACCTGTTATTTATTCCTATTTTAAATACCGACGGTCATGAACGTTCTAGCCCATATAACCGTGTTAACCAACGTGGCCCTAGCAATATGGGTTGGCGCACCACTGCGCAAAACTTAAATTTAAACAGAGATTATGCCAAAGCCGACGCACCTGAAATGCAGGCTTTATTTAAAGCCATCAACCAATGGCAGCCAACGTTATATTTAGATATTCATGTAACAGATGGCGAAGATTACCAATACGATATTACTTATGGCTTTAACGGAGAACATGGTTACTCACCAAATATTAGTCGTTGGCTTTCAACAGCATTGTCACCTGCTATTAATCAGCGCTTAAAAGAGCATGGCCACCTTGGTGGACCACTGGTATTCGGGATGGATAAATATAATTTTACCAAAGGATTATTCGGCTGGACTGCTACGCCACGTTATAGCAATGGCTGGGGTGATATTAGGCATCTACCAACGATACTCGTTGAAAATCACTCATTAAAACCTTATCACCAACGTGTATTAGGTACATACGTATTTCTCGAAGCCACAATTAATAAGCTTGCAAGCGACGCTAATACATTGAAAGCAGCAATTAGCCAAGACATTAAACAAAAGCATAAAACGCTAACTCTTGCTTGGTCTTCCGATACGCAAAACCCCGAATATATTGACTTTCAAGGCATTGAATATCGTAATGCTGTTGACCCGCTGACGGGGATTAAATATGTCGAGTGGACCGGAAAAGCGCAACGTTATGAAAAGTTACCCGTCTACTGGTCACGTATTCCAAAAACAACTGTGTCGATACCAAGCGCTTATTATATTCCGCCTCAATATCAGGATGTAATACACCGTTTGACAGTACAGGGCATAAAATTCGATCGATTATTAGAAGCGAAAAACCTAGCAGTTACCCAATTAACGGCTAGCAATTACTCCTTTGGCAAAGTACCTTTTGAAGGGCGTTTAACGGTGAATGCTGAATTCAACGCAAATCAATTAACTACCCTGCTACCCGCTGGCACGGTAAGAGTCCCAACATCACAAAAACTAGGACTATTAGCCGTTGCGTTGCTCGACCCAAGAGGTCCAGATTCTCTTTTTAGCTGGGGCTTTTTCAATCAAATTTTTCAGCAAACAGAATATATTGAAAGTTATGCAATGGTGCCGCTAGCACACAAGTTATTGCAGCAAGATGCAACATTAAAAGCCGCTTTTTACGAAAAGTTCGGCAAACAAACACAACCAGAAACAACCGTAGAAAATAACAAAAATGCTGGCTCCCTTTCAGAGTTATTTTCGGGAGAGTCAGACGAAAAGATGAAGTGGCTATATAAGCACTCAAAGTATTACGATAATCAGCACTTAAAATACCCAATACTGATGGCGTATTAA
- a CDS encoding MFS transporter: MLSLFSNKLHPNVYILMLAQALMGSIGPLVVFVGGFVGIQLAPNQSLATLPVALMVVGIAVFMLPVVRVIAKVGRKRGFQLAMLIGLLNTLFACMSIMLNSFTLFCISITLFGITMAASQQFRFAAIESVDTKQASQAVSVLLLAGLLAAFLGPETALLGKDLLDVEFAGSFLLLTVLLGAALTVIYFFNPVEVDEQTINEVARPLKAIIVHPLFISSLLSAAVAFSVMSFIMTATPISMHIHSGFDIADTKWVIQSHIIAMYLPSFFTGKLIQRLGHSAVLYIGIATLLACIVIGLFGQHYMHYWWALILLGIGWNFMFVTATTLLPLSYNHAEKFKVQGFNDLVIFSSQATASLLAGWVVAGLGWNGLLMICIPLLVVTAIIIWLWRHARVVALSPE; the protein is encoded by the coding sequence ATGCTTTCTTTGTTTTCAAATAAACTGCATCCTAATGTATATATTTTGATGTTGGCTCAAGCGCTGATGGGATCTATTGGTCCATTAGTTGTGTTTGTTGGTGGCTTTGTAGGTATTCAACTTGCGCCAAATCAATCGCTTGCCACATTACCTGTTGCGCTTATGGTAGTGGGGATTGCGGTATTTATGTTACCTGTCGTCAGAGTGATCGCGAAAGTTGGCCGCAAGCGTGGATTTCAGTTAGCGATGTTAATAGGTTTACTAAATACCCTGTTTGCATGCATGAGCATTATGTTGAACAGCTTTACGTTATTTTGTATCAGTATTACGTTATTTGGCATCACCATGGCCGCGTCACAGCAATTCAGGTTTGCCGCAATCGAATCGGTTGACACCAAGCAAGCAAGTCAGGCTGTTTCAGTTTTATTACTTGCGGGGTTGCTTGCCGCATTTTTGGGGCCAGAGACTGCGTTGCTAGGTAAAGACTTATTGGATGTTGAATTTGCGGGTTCTTTTTTATTATTAACAGTATTGCTAGGCGCAGCGTTGACCGTGATTTATTTCTTTAACCCAGTCGAGGTTGATGAGCAAACAATTAATGAGGTAGCTAGACCACTAAAAGCAATTATAGTGCACCCACTATTTATCTCTTCTTTATTATCGGCTGCTGTCGCATTTAGTGTGATGAGTTTTATTATGACGGCAACGCCGATTAGTATGCATATTCATAGTGGTTTTGATATCGCTGATACTAAATGGGTGATCCAGAGTCATATTATAGCGATGTACTTACCGTCCTTTTTTACGGGTAAATTAATACAACGATTAGGTCATTCTGCTGTTCTTTATATTGGCATTGCCACTTTATTAGCGTGCATCGTTATTGGCTTGTTTGGTCAGCACTATATGCATTATTGGTGGGCGTTAATTTTATTAGGTATTGGCTGGAATTTTATGTTTGTTACAGCTACGACGCTATTACCGTTAAGCTACAATCATGCTGAAAAATTTAAAGTGCAAGGGTTTAACGATTTGGTGATTTTCTCTTCGCAAGCGACAGCATCACTATTAGCTGGCTGGGTAGTTGCAGGGTTAGGGTGGAATGGGTTATTGATGATTTGTATTCCGCTGCTCGTAGTCACAGCAATTATTATCTGGCTGTGGCGGCATGCTAGGGTAGTTGCTTTATCTCCCGAATAG
- a CDS encoding phosphoribosyltransferase — translation MTSKRFITSQELLEDSFRLAHQVYQSGFKPDFIIGIWRGGAPIGIAVQEFFDFKNIKTDHIAVRTSSYYGINQQSREIKVHGLHYLIENANASDSLLIVDDVFDSGRSIDALLKQINKLSRLNTPSDIRIACPWYKPKNNKVDIEPDYYVQQSEEWLVFPHELSGLTPDEITSGKTELSNIHELFL, via the coding sequence ATGACCAGCAAACGCTTTATCACTTCGCAAGAACTACTAGAAGATTCTTTTCGCTTAGCACATCAAGTATACCAATCAGGTTTCAAGCCTGATTTCATTATTGGTATTTGGCGCGGTGGTGCGCCAATAGGCATCGCAGTACAAGAGTTTTTTGATTTTAAAAATATTAAAACGGACCATATTGCTGTTCGTACTTCTTCTTATTACGGAATTAATCAACAATCGCGCGAAATTAAAGTGCATGGGTTGCATTATTTAATTGAAAATGCGAATGCCAGTGATTCTTTATTAATTGTTGACGATGTATTTGATTCAGGTCGAAGTATTGATGCATTGCTCAAGCAAATTAATAAACTTTCTCGTTTAAATACGCCAAGTGATATTCGCATTGCGTGTCCGTGGTATAAACCGAAGAATAATAAGGTAGATATTGAACCTGATTATTATGTTCAGCAAAGTGAAGAGTGGTTGGTTTTCCCGCATGAGTTGTCTGGGTTAACCCCGGATGAAATTACATCAGGTAAAACTGAATTAAGTAATATTCACGAGCTATTCCTATAA
- the fusA gene encoding elongation factor G, whose amino-acid sequence MADLSKYRNIGIFAHVDAGKTTTTERILKLTGKIHKTGEVHDGAATTDFMEQEAERGITIQSAATTCFWKDHRMNIIDTPGHVDFTVEVYRSLKVLDGGVGVFCGSGGVEPQSETNWRYANESEVARLIFVNKLDRLGADFYRVVDQVENVLGANPLVMTLPIGTEDDFVGVVDVLSQKAYVWDDTGLPENYEVVDIPADMVDDAQAYREQLIETAVEQDDELMMAYMEGEEPSLEDIKRCIRKGTRELAFFPTYCGSAFKNKGVQLVLDAVVDYLPSPTEVDAQPLTDKDTGEATGEVATVAVEEPFRALAFKIMDDRFGALTFVRIYSGTVKKGDTILNSFTGKTERVGRMVEMHADDRTELDSAQAGDIIAIVGMKNVQTGHTLCDPKHECTLEPMIFPEPVISISVAPKDKGSTEKMGIAIGKMVAEDPSFVVETDEDSGETILKGMGELHLDIKVDILKRTYGVDLEVGQPQVAYRETITREVEDSYTHKKQSGGSGQFGKIDYRIKPGEPGSGFVFKSTVVGGNVPKEFFPAIEKGFASMMENGVLAGFPVLDVDIELYDGGFHAVDSSAIAFEIAAKGAFRQSIPKAGAQLLEPIMKVDVFTPDDHVGDVIGDLNRRRGMIKDQEAGTTGVRIKGDVPLSEMFGYIGSLRTMTSGRGQFSMEFSHYMPCPQNVADEVIAAEKEKKAAK is encoded by the coding sequence ATGGCAGATTTGTCCAAATACAGAAATATAGGCATATTCGCACACGTTGACGCGGGTAAAACCACAACGACTGAGCGTATTTTGAAACTTACTGGTAAGATCCATAAAACTGGTGAAGTACATGACGGTGCAGCAACAACTGACTTCATGGAACAAGAAGCTGAGCGTGGTATTACAATCCAGTCAGCTGCAACAACTTGTTTCTGGAAAGACCATCGCATGAACATCATCGATACTCCAGGACACGTTGACTTCACTGTTGAAGTATACCGTTCATTAAAAGTACTTGACGGTGGTGTAGGTGTATTCTGTGGTTCAGGTGGTGTTGAACCTCAATCAGAAACTAACTGGCGTTACGCTAACGAATCTGAAGTTGCACGTTTAATTTTCGTAAACAAATTAGACCGTTTAGGTGCAGACTTCTACCGCGTTGTAGACCAAGTAGAAAACGTACTTGGTGCTAACCCACTAGTAATGACGTTACCAATTGGTACTGAAGATGACTTCGTTGGTGTTGTAGACGTACTTTCTCAAAAAGCGTACGTTTGGGACGACACAGGTCTTCCTGAAAACTACGAAGTTGTAGACATTCCAGCTGACATGGTAGACGATGCGCAAGCATACCGTGAACAGCTTATCGAAACAGCTGTAGAGCAAGACGACGAGCTAATGATGGCTTACATGGAAGGTGAAGAACCTTCTTTAGAAGACATTAAGCGTTGTATCCGTAAAGGTACTCGCGAGCTAGCGTTCTTCCCAACTTACTGTGGTTCAGCGTTCAAAAACAAAGGTGTTCAGTTAGTACTAGACGCTGTTGTTGATTACCTACCTTCTCCTACAGAAGTTGACGCTCAGCCTCTTACAGACAAAGACACTGGTGAAGCAACTGGCGAAGTAGCAACTGTAGCCGTTGAAGAACCATTCCGCGCGTTAGCGTTCAAAATTATGGATGACCGTTTCGGTGCACTTACTTTCGTACGTATCTACTCAGGTACTGTGAAGAAAGGTGACACAATCCTTAACTCATTCACAGGTAAAACTGAACGTGTTGGTCGCATGGTAGAAATGCACGCAGACGACCGTACTGAACTAGATTCAGCACAAGCGGGCGACATTATTGCTATCGTTGGTATGAAGAACGTTCAAACTGGTCACACTCTTTGTGATCCTAAGCATGAATGTACCCTTGAACCAATGATCTTCCCAGAGCCTGTAATCTCTATCTCTGTAGCACCTAAAGATAAAGGTTCAACTGAGAAAATGGGTATCGCAATTGGTAAAATGGTTGCTGAAGATCCATCTTTCGTTGTTGAAACTGACGAAGACTCAGGTGAAACCATCCTTAAAGGTATGGGTGAACTTCACTTAGATATCAAAGTTGATATCCTTAAGCGTACTTACGGTGTTGACCTTGAAGTGGGTCAGCCTCAGGTTGCTTACCGTGAAACTATCACGCGTGAAGTTGAAGATAGCTACACTCATAAGAAACAGTCTGGTGGTTCTGGTCAATTTGGTAAAATCGATTACCGTATCAAGCCAGGTGAACCAGGTTCAGGTTTCGTGTTCAAATCAACTGTTGTTGGTGGTAACGTACCTAAAGAGTTCTTCCCTGCTATCGAAAAAGGTTTTGCTAGCATGATGGAAAACGGTGTTCTAGCTGGCTTCCCAGTACTAGACGTTGATATCGAGCTATACGACGGTGGCTTCCACGCAGTTGACTCATCAGCAATCGCGTTCGAAATCGCAGCAAAAGGCGCATTCCGTCAATCAATTCCAAAAGCAGGTGCACAACTTCTTGAACCTATCATGAAAGTTGACGTATTCACGCCAGATGATCACGTTGGTGACGTAATCGGTGACCTTAACCGTCGTCGTGGTATGATCAAAGACCAAGAAGCGGGTACAACTGGTGTTCGCATCAAAGGTGACGTACCTCTTTCAGAAATGTTCGGTTACATCGGAAGTCTACGTACAATGACTTCTGGTCGTGGTCAATTCTCAATGGAATTCTCACACTACATGCCTTGTCCGCAAAACGTTGCTGACGAAGTAATTGCAGCTGAGAAAGAGAAAAAAGCAGCTAAGTAA